One segment of Sphingomonas qomolangmaensis DNA contains the following:
- a CDS encoding sugar transferase codes for MIIMRDHAIRAADITLTLIGIVAVAPLMLIVAMLIYARDPGPILFRHRRIGKGGRSFHCLKFRSMVVDSDQQLADLLTSDADARFEWAVNHKLKNDPRITSLGRFLRKSSLDELPQLFNVLRGDMSLVGPRPIVEAEVRFYGRYFAEYRSTRPGITGLWQVSGRSDVNYRRRVAMDVVYARRRSLGMNAYIVGRTIPAVLAARGSF; via the coding sequence ATGATCATCATGCGTGACCACGCGATTCGGGCCGCCGATATCACGCTGACGCTGATCGGCATCGTGGCGGTCGCGCCGCTGATGCTGATCGTCGCGATGCTGATCTATGCGCGCGATCCCGGCCCAATCCTGTTCCGCCATCGCCGTATTGGCAAAGGTGGGCGGTCGTTCCATTGCCTTAAATTCCGCTCGATGGTGGTCGATTCGGACCAGCAGCTGGCCGACCTGCTAACTTCGGACGCCGATGCGCGCTTCGAATGGGCGGTCAACCACAAGCTCAAGAACGACCCGCGGATCACGTCGCTCGGGCGCTTCCTGCGCAAGAGCAGCCTCGATGAGTTGCCCCAGCTATTCAACGTGCTGCGCGGCGACATGAGCTTGGTCGGCCCGCGGCCGATAGTCGAGGCCGAGGTCCGCTTCTACGGCCGCTATTTTGCCGAATATCGATCGACCCGCCCCGGCATCACCGGCCTGTGGCAGGTCAGCGGGCGCAGCGACGTCAATTATCGTCGCCGCGTCGCAATGGACGTGGTGTACGCGCGACGCCGCTCGCTGGGGATGAACGCCTATATCGTCGGGCGCACGATCCCAGCCGTGCTTGCAGCCCGCGGCAGCTTCTGA
- a CDS encoding endonuclease domain-containing protein, giving the protein MPKTDDVLLQRARQLRTQQTPLEQKLWLHLRGKRFAGVKFSRQVVIGPYIADFVARSQKLVIEVDGDSHATDTRRDEKRTAFLQAQGYRVVRFDNREVGGNVEGVLYTIAQALDEQPLSQPFPRGGEGF; this is encoded by the coding sequence TTGCCCAAAACTGACGATGTCTTGCTCCAACGCGCCCGCCAGTTGCGCACCCAACAGACCCCGCTCGAGCAAAAGCTCTGGCTCCATCTGCGCGGCAAGCGCTTCGCCGGGGTGAAGTTCAGCCGCCAGGTCGTCATCGGCCCCTACATCGCCGATTTCGTCGCGCGCTCGCAAAAACTCGTGATCGAGGTTGACGGCGACAGCCACGCGACCGACACGCGTCGCGACGAGAAGCGGACGGCGTTTCTGCAGGCACAGGGGTATCGGGTGGTCCGGTTCGACAATCGTGAGGTGGGTGGCAACGTCGAAGGCGTGTTGTACACCATTGCGCAGGCGCTTGATGAACAGCCCCTCTCCCAACCCTTTCCCCGGGGGGGAGAGGGCTTTTGA
- a CDS encoding phosphoserine transaminase yields the protein MTDLHVADATIASTKPATKPARPHFSSGPCAKPPGWSADKLDTLVLGRSHRSKLGKARLQRAIDLTREVLQVPDTHRIAIVPASDTGAIEMAMWSMLGQRPVTVMAWESFGEGWVTDAVKQLKIDPQVMTAPYGEIVDLTRVPHDHDVVFTWNGTTSGVRVPNGEWISDDREGLTFNDATSAVFAMDMPWDKLDVTTFSWQKVMGGEGGHGVLILGPRAVERLESYTPAWPMPKIFRMTKGGKLIEGLFKGETINTPSMLAVEDYIFALEWAQSIGGLNALIGRSTANATALDRIVQARDWLGYLAVDPATRSNTSVCLTVEGADEALIKKMAACLEAEHAAYDIAGYRDAPAGLRIWCGATVDTADVEALGPWLDWAYATSRTS from the coding sequence ATGACCGATCTACACGTTGCCGACGCCACCATTGCGTCCACCAAACCCGCCACCAAGCCGGCGCGACCCCATTTTTCCAGCGGCCCTTGCGCCAAGCCTCCGGGCTGGTCGGCCGACAAGCTCGACACCTTGGTGCTCGGCCGCTCGCATCGCTCGAAGCTCGGCAAGGCGCGGCTCCAGCGCGCGATCGACCTGACGCGCGAAGTGCTCCAGGTTCCCGATACCCATCGCATCGCAATCGTCCCCGCATCGGATACCGGCGCGATCGAAATGGCGATGTGGTCGATGCTTGGGCAGCGGCCCGTGACGGTGATGGCGTGGGAGAGCTTCGGCGAAGGCTGGGTGACCGACGCGGTCAAGCAGCTCAAGATCGACCCGCAGGTGATGACCGCGCCCTATGGTGAGATCGTCGACCTGACGCGGGTGCCGCACGACCATGATGTCGTCTTCACCTGGAACGGCACCACCAGCGGCGTCCGCGTTCCCAATGGCGAATGGATTTCGGACGATCGCGAAGGGCTCACCTTCAACGACGCGACCAGCGCGGTGTTCGCGATGGACATGCCGTGGGACAAGCTCGATGTGACCACCTTCTCGTGGCAGAAGGTGATGGGCGGCGAGGGCGGCCACGGCGTGCTGATCCTGGGTCCGCGCGCGGTCGAGCGGCTCGAAAGCTACACCCCGGCTTGGCCGATGCCAAAGATCTTCCGCATGACCAAAGGCGGCAAGTTGATCGAGGGATTGTTCAAGGGCGAGACGATCAACACCCCCTCGATGCTCGCGGTCGAGGATTATATCTTCGCGCTCGAATGGGCGCAGTCGATCGGCGGGCTCAACGCGCTCATCGGGCGGTCAACCGCCAACGCGACCGCGCTCGACCGGATCGTCCAGGCGCGCGACTGGCTGGGCTATCTCGCGGTCGATCCGGCGACGCGGTCGAACACCAGCGTTTGCCTGACCGTCGAGGGCGCCGACGAGGCGCTGATCAAGAAGATGGCCGCTTGCCTCGAGGCCGAACACGCGGCGTACGACATTGCGGGTTATCGCGATGCGCCCGCGGGGCTTCGTATTTGGTGCGGCGCGACGGTCGACACCGCCGATGTCGAGGCGCTGGGGCCGTGGCTCGATTGGGCCTACGCGACCTCGCGCACTTCTTAA
- the serA gene encoding phosphoglycerate dehydrogenase codes for MPKVLISDKMDPKAAEIFRQRGVEVDEITGKTPAELIAMVGEYDGLAIRSSTKVTKEVLAAATNLKVVGRAGIGVDNVDIPSASAKGVVVMNTPFGNSITTAEHAIALMFALARQLPEADASTQAGKWEKNRFMGVELTSKTLGLIGAGNIGSIVADRAHGLKMKVVAFDPFLSPERAIEIGVEKVELDDLLARADFITLHTPLTDQTRNILSAENLAKTKKGVRIINCARGGLIDEVALKAGLDSGHIGGAALDVFVEEPAKASPLFGTPNFVSTPHLGASTSEAQVNVAIQVAEQMADFLVSGGVTNALNMPSLSAEEAPRLKPYMALAEKLGSLVGQLTHGAIGRISIHSEGAAAELNQKPIVSAVLAGFLRTQTDTVNMVNAPVLAKERGMEVREVRTEREGDYHTLLRVSVKTDAGERSVAGTLFGDQAPRLVELFGIKVEADLAGHMLYVVNDDAPGFIGRIGTTLGEAGVNIGTFHLGRRDAGGEAVLLLSVDEPVTAELIANVRALPGVRTVMALRF; via the coding sequence ATGCCCAAAGTCCTCATTTCCGACAAAATGGATCCCAAAGCCGCCGAGATCTTCCGCCAGCGCGGGGTCGAGGTCGACGAAATCACCGGCAAGACACCAGCCGAGCTGATCGCAATGGTCGGCGAGTATGACGGTCTGGCGATCCGCAGCTCGACCAAGGTGACCAAGGAAGTCCTGGCGGCCGCGACTAACCTTAAGGTCGTCGGTCGCGCAGGGATCGGCGTCGACAATGTCGACATCCCCTCGGCCAGCGCCAAGGGCGTGGTCGTGATGAACACCCCATTCGGCAATTCGATCACCACCGCCGAACACGCGATCGCGCTCATGTTCGCGCTCGCGCGCCAATTGCCCGAGGCCGATGCGTCGACGCAGGCCGGCAAGTGGGAAAAGAACCGCTTCATGGGCGTCGAGCTGACGTCGAAGACTTTGGGGCTGATCGGCGCGGGCAACATCGGCTCGATCGTCGCCGATCGCGCGCATGGGCTGAAGATGAAGGTCGTCGCCTTCGATCCGTTCCTGAGCCCCGAGCGCGCGATCGAGATCGGCGTCGAGAAGGTCGAGCTCGACGATCTGCTCGCGCGCGCCGATTTCATCACGCTCCACACCCCGCTGACCGATCAGACGCGCAACATCCTGAGCGCCGAGAATCTTGCCAAGACCAAGAAGGGCGTCCGCATTATCAACTGCGCGCGTGGCGGGCTGATCGACGAGGTGGCGTTGAAGGCCGGGCTCGATTCGGGGCATATCGGCGGCGCCGCGCTCGACGTGTTCGTCGAGGAGCCGGCCAAGGCGTCGCCCCTGTTCGGCACCCCCAACTTCGTCAGCACGCCGCATCTCGGCGCATCGACCAGCGAGGCGCAGGTCAACGTCGCGATCCAGGTCGCCGAACAGATGGCCGATTTCCTGGTGTCGGGCGGAGTCACCAACGCACTCAACATGCCGAGCCTGTCGGCCGAGGAAGCGCCGCGGTTGAAGCCCTATATGGCGCTGGCCGAAAAGCTGGGCTCGCTGGTGGGGCAGCTGACGCATGGCGCGATCGGGCGGATTTCGATCCACAGCGAGGGCGCGGCGGCCGAATTGAACCAGAAGCCGATCGTCTCGGCGGTGCTCGCAGGCTTCCTGCGGACGCAGACCGATACGGTGAACATGGTCAACGCGCCGGTGCTCGCCAAGGAGCGCGGGATGGAAGTGCGCGAGGTGCGCACCGAGCGCGAGGGCGATTACCACACGCTGCTGCGCGTATCGGTGAAGACCGATGCGGGTGAGCGTTCGGTCGCGGGCACGCTGTTCGGCGACCAGGCACCGCGGCTGGTCGAGCTGTTCGGGATCAAGGTCGAGGCCGATCTGGCGGGGCACATGCTGTATGTCGTCAACGACGATGCCCCGGGTTTCATCGGCCGGATCGGCACGACGCTGGGCGAGGCGGGCGTGAATATCGGCACCTTCCACCTTGGCCGCCGTGATGCCGGTGGCGAGGCGGTGCTGCTGTTGTCGGTTGACGAGCCGGTAACGGCAGAGCTGATCGCGAACGTCCGCGCGCTGCCGGGCGTGCGCACCGTAATGGCGTTGCGGTTTTAA
- a CDS encoding PilZ domain-containing protein — protein sequence MQFAATLYLEADEGSRVAARRPVDHESTLRDHSGTPHSVKVTNLSVSGCFVETSLTLEIGQPIRIGIAGVGAIPSHVVRRQGSGFGCEFDTPLSDAQVEHAFTESTVVHHPAIGVGPLPAGNDGEDIDIGRWPGAVRVGLLVGLATAAWGLVLAFTI from the coding sequence ATGCAATTCGCCGCCACGCTGTATCTTGAAGCCGACGAGGGCAGCCGCGTCGCCGCGCGCCGCCCGGTCGATCATGAATCGACGCTTCGCGATCATAGCGGGACCCCGCATTCGGTGAAGGTCACGAACCTCTCGGTCAGCGGCTGTTTCGTCGAGACATCGCTCACACTCGAGATCGGGCAGCCGATCCGGATCGGTATCGCCGGCGTCGGCGCGATCCCTTCGCATGTCGTTCGCCGCCAGGGTTCGGGCTTTGGCTGCGAATTCGACACTCCGCTCAGCGACGCGCAGGTCGAGCACGCCTTTACCGAATCGACCGTCGTTCACCATCCGGCGATTGGCGTCGGGCCGTTACCCGCCGGCAATGACGGCGAGGATATCGATATCGGGCGCTGGCCTGGCGCTGTCCGCGTCGGCCTGCTGGTCGGACTCGCTACCGCCGCCTGGGGGCTGGTGCTCGCGTTCACGATCTAG